The proteins below are encoded in one region of Choloepus didactylus isolate mChoDid1 chromosome Y unlocalized genomic scaffold, mChoDid1.pri SUPER_Y_unloc1, whole genome shotgun sequence:
- the PORCN gene encoding LOW QUALITY PROTEIN: protein-serine O-palmitoleoyltransferase porcupine (The sequence of the model RefSeq protein was modified relative to this genomic sequence to represent the inferred CDS: deleted 1 base in 1 codon; substituted 2 bases at 2 genomic stop codons), giving the protein MATFSRQEFFQQLLQGCLLPTAQQGIDQIWLLHAICLACCLLWWLGLPSYLKHASTVAGRFFSLYHFFKLHKVWVVLLSLLCNLVLFLCRHSCYRGVFLSITILIYLLMGEMHMVDTVTWHKMXGAQMIVAMKAVSLGFDFDWGEVGAVPSPVEFMGYLYFVGAIVFGPWISFQGHPLSRRWLQKVAWSLVLALLCLVLSACVGPYLFPYFIPLDGDLLLCKGTTVRWLRAYESAVSFHFSNYFVGFLSEATATLAGAGFTEEKDHLEWDLTVSKPLNLELPRSMVEVVTSWNLPMTCWLNNYIFKNALRLGTFSAVLVIYAASALLHGFSFHLAAVLLSLAFITYVEHVLRKRLAQILSACVLSKRCPPDCSHQHHSGLGVXALNLLFGALAIFYLAYLGSLFDVDVDDTTEEQGYGMVYTVHKWSELSWASHWVTFGCWIFCHLIG; this is encoded by the exons ATGGCCACCTTCAGCCGCCAGGAGTTTTTCCAGCAGCTGCTTCAGGGCTGTCTCCTGCCTACTGCCCAGCAGGGTATTGACCAGATCTGGCTGCTCCATGCCATCTGCCTTGCCTGTTGCCTCCTCTGGTGGCTTG GGTTGCCATCCTACTTGAAACATGCAAGCACCGTGGCAGGCAGGTTCTTCAGCCTCTACCACTTCTTCAAGCTGCACAAGGTTTGGGTCGTGCTGCTCAGCCTCCTATGC AACCTCGTGCTGTTCCTCTGCCGACATTCCTGTTATCGAGGCGTCTTCCTCTCCATCACCATCCTCATCTACCTACTCATGGG TGAGATGCACATGGTGGACACTGTGACATGGCATAAGATGTGAG GGGCCCAGATGATTGTGGCCATGAAGGCAGTGTCTCTGGGCTTCGACTTCGACTGGGGTGAAGTGGGTGCAGTGCCCTCCCCCGTGGAGTTCATGGGCTACCTCTACTTTGTGGGTGCCATCGTCTTTGGGCCCTGGATATCCTTCCAAGGCCACCCGCTG AGCCGCCGATGGCTGCAGAAGGTGGCATGGAGCCTGGTGCTGGCCCTGCTATGCCTTGTGCTGTCCGCCTGTGTGGGCCCCTACCTCTTCCCGTACTTCATCCCCCTCGATGGTGACCTCCTCCTTTGCAA GGGCACCACGGTAAG gtGGCTGCGAGCCTATGAAAGTGCTGTCTCCTTCCACTTCAGCAACTATTTTGTGGGCTTTCTATCCGAGGCCACGGCCACGTTGGCAGGGGCCGGCTTCACCGAGGAGAAGGATCACCTGGAAtg GGACCTGACAGTGTCCAAGCCACTGAACTTGGAGCTGCCCCGGTCAATGGTGGAAGTCGTTACAAGCTGGAACCTGCCTATGACTTGCTGGCTAAATAACT ACATTTTCAAGAATGCACTCCGCCTGGGGACCTTCTCAGCCGTGCTGGTCATCTATGCAGCCAGCGCCCTCCTGCAC GGCTTCAGCTTCCACCTGGCTGCGGTGCTGCTGTCCCTGGCCTTTATCACTTATGTGGAGCACG tCCTCAGGAAGCGCCTGGCTCAAATCCTCAGTGCCTGTGTCTTGTCGAAACGGTGCCCACCAGACTGTTCACACCAGCATCACTCA GGCCTGGGGGTGTGAGCCTTAAACCTGCTCTTTGGGGCCCTGGCCATCTTCTACCTGGCCTACCTGGGCTCCCTCTTCGATGTTGATGTGGATGACACCACAGAGGAGCAG